A genomic region of Barnesiella viscericola DSM 18177 contains the following coding sequences:
- a CDS encoding DeoR/GlpR family DNA-binding transcription regulator: MTKEERHSIILELLMQHNSILVTDLAEHLNVSSVTIRKDLTDLEKEKKLYRNHGKAILINPYINDRNVNEKEKFYTEEKRLIGMQAASLIAKKDSILIASGTTMHALARCIQTTDKLTVITASLQVAIILSKDRNIDIIELGGILRHSSLSVVGKYAEAALADFSCSKLFLGVDGIDLDFGITTTDMMEASLNRVMMRTAQKTIVLADSSKFGRRGFSKISDMEDVDQIITDSKVSPAIAKRIEEMGIVLTIADDPLPIPSGRS; the protein is encoded by the coding sequence ATGACGAAAGAAGAGAGACATTCCATTATTTTGGAGTTGTTGATGCAGCATAATTCCATACTGGTTACTGACCTGGCCGAGCATTTGAATGTTTCGTCGGTTACGATACGAAAGGATTTGACCGATTTGGAGAAGGAGAAGAAACTCTATCGGAATCACGGGAAGGCGATTTTGATTAATCCATATATCAACGACCGAAACGTAAACGAAAAGGAAAAGTTTTATACCGAAGAGAAGAGGCTTATCGGAATGCAAGCTGCAAGTTTAATTGCGAAAAAGGACTCCATTTTGATTGCGTCGGGGACGACCATGCATGCTTTGGCCCGCTGTATCCAGACGACCGACAAGCTCACCGTGATTACAGCTTCGCTGCAAGTCGCCATCATCTTGTCGAAAGACCGCAATATCGACATTATCGAGTTGGGGGGGATCTTGCGGCACAGCAGTCTGTCGGTAGTGGGCAAGTATGCCGAGGCGGCACTTGCCGACTTTTCGTGCAGCAAACTTTTCCTGGGGGTCGACGGTATCGACTTGGATTTCGGGATTACAACGACCGACATGATGGAGGCGAGTCTCAACCGGGTGATGATGCGGACGGCCCAGAAGACCATTGTGCTGGCCGATTCGTCCAAATTCGGACGGCGCGGATTCAGCAAAATCTCTGACATGGAGGATGTCGACCAGATTATCACTGATTCGAAGGTCTCGCCGGCGATTGCCAAGCGCATTGAGGAGATGGGTATCGTCCTGACCATCGCCGATGATCCGTTGCCAATACCCTCCGGCCGCAGTTGA